The proteins below are encoded in one region of Halalkalicoccus jeotgali B3:
- the gcvT gene encoding glycine cleavage system aminomethyltransferase GcvT, which yields MSEQEPPLYTTHEERGAKFTPFGGWAMPVEFDSIRTEHEAVRESAGIFDVSHMGEIEVSGPDAATLLQGLTTNDVESLSVGRAQYSTITNEEGVILDDTVIYRLAEEEFLFIPNAGHDGEMEERWVEHRAEWDLDCAVENRTDEWAMFAIQGPDAAALVSKAAGEGLRDLSRFSITRAEVAGTECLFARTGYTGEDGYEALVPWDGAEGVWEEFDCQPCGLGARDTLRIEAGFLLSGQDFHSEENPRNPYEARVGFTVDLDTEFVGRDALARVDENGPEELFVGIRLEERGIPRQCYEIRADGEPVGEVTSGTMSPTLGEPIGLGYVPTDYAEEGTEVAVRIRGTDKRARIEAPGFLGDR from the coding sequence ATGTCCGAGCAAGAACCGCCGCTGTACACCACCCACGAGGAGCGGGGCGCGAAGTTCACCCCCTTCGGTGGGTGGGCGATGCCCGTCGAGTTCGACTCCATCCGAACCGAACACGAGGCCGTCCGCGAGTCGGCCGGGATCTTCGACGTCTCGCACATGGGTGAGATCGAGGTCTCGGGGCCGGACGCCGCCACGCTCCTCCAAGGACTGACGACCAACGACGTCGAGTCCCTCTCCGTAGGGCGCGCCCAGTACTCGACGATCACGAACGAGGAGGGTGTCATCCTCGACGACACCGTGATCTACCGCCTCGCAGAGGAAGAGTTCTTGTTCATCCCGAACGCGGGCCACGACGGGGAGATGGAGGAGCGGTGGGTCGAGCATCGAGCGGAGTGGGACCTCGACTGTGCAGTCGAGAACCGAACCGACGAGTGGGCGATGTTCGCGATCCAGGGCCCCGACGCGGCGGCCCTCGTTTCTAAAGCGGCTGGCGAGGGACTGCGGGACCTCTCCCGGTTCTCGATCACGCGCGCCGAGGTCGCGGGCACGGAGTGTCTGTTCGCTCGCACCGGCTACACCGGCGAGGACGGCTACGAGGCGCTCGTGCCGTGGGACGGTGCCGAAGGGGTGTGGGAGGAGTTCGACTGCCAGCCCTGTGGACTCGGTGCCCGCGACACCCTCCGGATCGAGGCGGGCTTCCTGCTTTCGGGCCAGGACTTTCACTCGGAGGAAAACCCCAGAAACCCCTACGAGGCGCGCGTGGGCTTCACTGTCGATCTGGATACCGAGTTCGTCGGTCGGGACGCGCTCGCGCGCGTCGACGAGAACGGTCCCGAGGAACTGTTCGTCGGCATCCGCCTCGAGGAGCGTGGAATCCCGCGACAGTGCTACGAGATCCGCGCCGACGGGGAGCCGGTCGGCGAGGTCACCAGCGGGACGATGAGTCCCACGCTGGGTGAACCCATCGGGTTGGGCTACGTTCCTACCGACTACGCCGAGGAGGGAACCGAGGTCGCGGTGCGGATCCGCGGGACGGACAAAAGGGCAAGGATTGAAGCCCCCGGCTTCCTCGGTGATAGGTAA
- the gcvH gene encoding glycine cleavage system protein GcvH has product MSFEVPEDLYYLASHEWIDPETGRVGISEFAQDELGDVVFVELPNEGEDLTQEEEFGVVESIKAVSDLYSPASGTVTAVNEALFDRPELVNDDPFGEGWMLELDVADDLDGVLSAAEYREQIE; this is encoded by the coding sequence ATGAGCTTCGAGGTACCCGAGGACCTGTACTATCTGGCCTCACACGAATGGATCGACCCCGAGACCGGGCGAGTCGGAATCAGCGAGTTCGCACAGGACGAACTCGGCGACGTGGTGTTCGTCGAACTCCCCAACGAGGGCGAGGATCTCACCCAAGAGGAGGAGTTCGGCGTCGTCGAGTCGATCAAGGCCGTCTCGGACCTCTATTCGCCCGCAAGCGGCACGGTGACCGCGGTCAATGAGGCGCTGTTCGACCGGCCAGAACTCGTCAACGACGACCCGTTCGGCGAGGGCTGGATGCTCGAACTCGACGTCGCGGACGACCTCGACGGGGTGCTGTCGGCGGCGGAGTACCGCGAGCAGATCGAGTAG
- the gcvPA gene encoding aminomethyl-transferring glycine dehydrogenase subunit GcvPA, whose protein sequence is MMTRHSRGSPFAPHTDGETAAMLEAVGAESIEDLFDIPEPIRFDGEFGIEPRSEREIRTEMRALLGRNDDLTEFLGRGHYDHYVPSLVDHLADRSEFLTSYTQYQPEITQGFLQVLFEYQSMLVELTGLEVANCSMYDAATALGEAATLADRVRETSGSTVLVPELLREERRSVLENYTEGAGLTVETYPYEDANADREALADLASEGTVMIYAESPTVRGTVEEGLGAIADIAHDEDALFVLGSDPVALSVLEEPANVGADVVIGDAATLGLGTSYGMGLGLFATREGFVRQVPGRLVGASTDSAGERAYTLTLQTREQHIRRERATSNICTNQAWVALRTAIHAASLGPSGLVDLASDCLEAPAELADRLDDIVGVQAPVHDRHHFREFVARTDQPAEAVRETLEEYGFAVHAIDDHLVQVCVTETNRKKADALVTAFREAAK, encoded by the coding sequence ATGATGACACGACACAGCCGCGGTAGTCCCTTCGCACCCCACACAGACGGGGAGACGGCCGCGATGCTCGAGGCGGTCGGCGCCGAGAGCATCGAGGACCTCTTCGACATCCCCGAACCGATCCGGTTCGACGGCGAGTTCGGGATCGAGCCGCGAAGCGAGCGCGAGATCAGAACGGAGATGCGGGCGCTCCTGGGGAGAAACGACGACCTCACGGAGTTCCTCGGACGCGGGCACTACGACCACTACGTCCCGTCGTTGGTCGATCACCTCGCCGATCGCTCGGAGTTCCTCACGAGCTACACCCAGTACCAACCCGAGATCACCCAGGGCTTTCTCCAGGTGCTCTTCGAGTACCAGTCGATGCTCGTCGAACTCACCGGATTGGAGGTCGCGAACTGCTCGATGTACGACGCCGCGACGGCGCTCGGTGAGGCCGCGACGCTTGCGGACAGGGTGCGGGAAACGAGCGGTTCGACCGTTCTGGTCCCCGAGTTGCTCCGCGAGGAACGTCGCTCGGTGCTCGAAAACTACACCGAGGGCGCGGGACTGACCGTCGAGACGTATCCTTACGAGGACGCCAACGCAGACCGGGAGGCGCTCGCGGACCTCGCGAGCGAGGGGACGGTGATGATCTACGCCGAGAGCCCCACCGTCCGGGGGACCGTCGAAGAAGGGCTGGGAGCGATCGCCGACATCGCCCACGACGAGGACGCGCTGTTCGTTCTGGGCTCGGATCCGGTCGCCCTCTCCGTGCTCGAAGAGCCCGCGAACGTCGGCGCCGATGTGGTGATCGGGGACGCCGCGACGCTGGGACTGGGCACGAGCTACGGGATGGGGCTCGGCCTTTTCGCCACCCGCGAGGGGTTCGTCCGGCAGGTCCCCGGACGGCTGGTGGGTGCGAGTACCGATTCAGCGGGTGAACGGGCCTACACGCTGACGCTCCAGACGCGCGAACAGCACATCCGGCGCGAGCGCGCAACCAGCAATATCTGTACGAACCAGGCGTGGGTCGCGCTTCGGACCGCGATCCACGCGGCCTCGCTCGGGCCCTCCGGGCTCGTCGACCTCGCGAGCGACTGTCTGGAGGCGCCTGCCGAGCTGGCCGACCGTCTCGACGACATCGTCGGGGTCCAGGCCCCGGTCCACGACCGCCACCATTTCCGGGAGTTCGTCGCCCGGACCGACCAGCCCGCCGAAGCGGTCCGCGAAACCCTAGAGGAGTACGGCTTTGCGGTCCACGCGATCGACGATCACCTCGTGCAGGTCTGTGTAACCGAGACCAATCGCAAGAAAGCGGACGCGCTGGTCACCGCGTTCAGGGAGGCCGCCAAATGA
- the gcvPB gene encoding aminomethyl-transferring glycine dehydrogenase subunit GcvPB — translation MTLEYTQARWNTDDEGYEPLLAEKNEETVDTDDVPLPDDLKRDSLTLPELSEPELARHYTRLSQMNYGVDSGPYPLGSCTMKYNPKFTEDVAALSSAGVHPDRSPGSVQGTLELLARLEEQLGRIGGMDAVTLQPPAGAAGEFVGILIAKAYHESRDDERTEVVIPDAAHGTNFASAALGGYDVVELPSGEDGRVDLDALEAALSEETAALMLTNPNTLGLFEREIEEIAGMVHDVGGLLYYDGANLNALLGRARPGDMGFDVMHYNVHKTFATPHGGGGPGAGPVGVVEELAEFLPSPHVRGGDSGYELFEPESTIGKVHGFMGNWLVLIKAYAYIARLGDGGLADASAKAVLNANYLGSRIEYEVPYSPFHHEFVASAGEQDAADVAKRMLDYGVHPPTTKWPELVGEALMTEPTEIENRRSLDQLAAAFNAVASEDRAAVETAPERTTAGRIDQTEAARNLRLSWQSLDDSS, via the coding sequence ATGACGCTCGAATACACGCAAGCGCGCTGGAACACGGACGACGAGGGGTACGAGCCGCTGCTCGCCGAGAAGAACGAGGAGACCGTCGATACTGACGACGTTCCCCTCCCGGACGACCTGAAACGGGACTCGCTAACGCTTCCCGAGCTCTCAGAACCCGAGCTCGCGCGCCACTACACCCGCCTGTCCCAGATGAACTACGGAGTCGATAGCGGCCCCTACCCGCTGGGCAGCTGTACGATGAAGTACAACCCCAAGTTCACAGAAGACGTCGCGGCGCTGTCGTCGGCCGGGGTCCACCCGGATCGCTCGCCGGGAAGCGTTCAGGGAACTCTCGAACTCCTCGCGCGACTCGAAGAGCAACTCGGGCGCATCGGCGGCATGGACGCCGTCACCCTTCAGCCGCCCGCGGGTGCGGCCGGCGAGTTCGTCGGCATCCTGATCGCGAAGGCGTATCACGAGTCACGCGACGATGAGCGCACGGAGGTCGTGATCCCCGACGCGGCCCATGGAACGAATTTCGCGAGCGCCGCACTCGGCGGCTACGACGTCGTCGAACTCCCTTCCGGCGAGGACGGCCGGGTCGATCTCGACGCCCTCGAAGCCGCCCTCTCCGAGGAGACCGCGGCGCTGATGCTTACGAACCCCAATACGCTGGGGCTGTTCGAGCGCGAGATCGAGGAGATCGCAGGGATGGTCCACGACGTCGGCGGCTTGCTCTACTACGACGGTGCGAACCTGAACGCCCTCCTTGGGCGGGCGCGCCCCGGTGACATGGGTTTCGACGTCATGCACTACAACGTCCACAAGACGTTCGCGACGCCCCACGGCGGGGGCGGCCCCGGCGCGGGCCCCGTCGGCGTGGTCGAGGAGCTCGCGGAGTTCCTGCCCAGCCCGCACGTCCGAGGGGGCGACAGTGGTTACGAGCTGTTCGAGCCCGAGAGCACCATCGGCAAGGTCCACGGCTTCATGGGCAACTGGCTCGTCCTCATCAAGGCGTATGCCTACATCGCCCGGCTGGGTGACGGGGGCCTTGCCGATGCGAGCGCGAAGGCCGTGCTCAACGCGAACTACCTCGGGAGCCGGATCGAGTACGAGGTTCCATACAGCCCGTTCCACCACGAGTTCGTCGCGAGCGCGGGCGAACAGGACGCCGCCGACGTCGCAAAGCGAATGCTCGATTACGGTGTCCACCCCCCCACCACCAAATGGCCCGAACTCGTCGGAGAGGCGCTGATGACCGAGCCGACCGAGATCGAGAACAGACGGTCGCTCGACCAACTCGCCGCGGCGTTCAACGCGGTCGCGAGCGAGGATCGAGCGGCGGTCGAGACAGCCCCCGAACGAACAACCGCCGGACGGATCGACCAGACGGAGGCCGCACGGAACCTCCGGCTCTCGTGGCAGTCCCTCGACGACAGTTCATAA
- a CDS encoding nickel-responsive transcriptional regulator NikR, translating into MTVVSVSMPEELLNRIDEFADDHGYTGRSEVVREASRNLLGEFQDRELEGHDLMGVVTVLFDYETTTVEERMMRLRHEHESLVASNFHSHVGDHYCMELFVLEGDLESISQFVGKVRATGDVLTVDYSVIPVDDFAATLSK; encoded by the coding sequence ATGACCGTCGTTAGCGTCTCGATGCCCGAGGAGCTTCTGAACAGGATTGACGAGTTCGCGGACGACCACGGCTACACCGGCCGCAGCGAGGTGGTTCGGGAGGCCTCTCGGAACCTGCTGGGCGAGTTTCAGGACCGTGAACTCGAGGGCCACGACCTGATGGGCGTCGTGACCGTGCTGTTCGACTACGAGACGACGACCGTCGAGGAGCGCATGATGCGTCTGCGCCACGAACACGAGTCGCTGGTCGCCTCGAACTTCCACAGTCACGTCGGCGATCACTACTGCATGGAGCTGTTCGTCCTCGAGGGCGATCTGGAGTCGATCTCGCAGTTCGTCGGGAAGGTCCGGGCGACGGGCGACGTCCTCACCGTGGATTACTCGGTGATCCCGGTCGACGATTTCGCGGCGACGCTCTCGAAATAG
- the arsB gene encoding ACR3 family arsenite efflux transporter, with amino-acid sequence MSVEHDHGPGCDCEACGDPRSMDFLDKYLTVWIFAAMAIGVGLGFVAPSIVGPIREFHLVEIGLVVMMYPPLAKADYSQLPTVFRNWRVLGLSLIQNWLIGPTLMFSLAVVFFGGLVPGLPARPEFFLGLVFIGMARCIAMVLVWNELAEGSPEYVTGLVAFNSLFQILTYGVYVWFFALVLPPILGMESLVAGITTFDITPMQVIQAIVVFLGIPFAAGFLSRYLGTRTKSEEWYDEQFVPRIDPLTLIALLFTVIVMFATQGENIVASPGDVLLIAVPLTIYFVVMFFVSFGMGRGIGADYSTTTAIGFTAASNNFELAIAVAVAVFGVGSGVAFATVVGPLIEVPVLLALVHVALYLQRRLDWTGSESGRSDAVRREGAVSERSDDD; translated from the coding sequence ATGAGCGTCGAGCACGACCACGGACCCGGTTGTGACTGTGAGGCCTGTGGCGATCCGCGCTCGATGGACTTCTTGGACAAGTACCTCACCGTCTGGATCTTCGCCGCGATGGCTATCGGCGTCGGCCTCGGCTTCGTCGCGCCCTCCATCGTCGGCCCGATCCGGGAGTTCCACCTCGTCGAGATCGGCCTCGTGGTGATGATGTACCCGCCGCTCGCGAAGGCCGACTACTCGCAGTTGCCGACCGTGTTTCGTAACTGGCGCGTGCTGGGGCTCAGTCTGATCCAGAACTGGCTGATCGGACCGACGCTGATGTTCTCGCTCGCGGTGGTCTTCTTCGGCGGGCTCGTCCCGGGTCTGCCCGCGCGCCCGGAGTTCTTCCTCGGGCTGGTGTTCATCGGGATGGCCCGCTGTATCGCGATGGTGCTGGTCTGGAACGAACTCGCGGAGGGCTCGCCCGAGTACGTCACCGGGCTGGTGGCGTTCAACAGCCTGTTTCAGATCCTCACCTACGGGGTGTACGTCTGGTTTTTCGCGCTCGTTCTCCCGCCGATTCTGGGCATGGAATCGCTCGTCGCAGGTATCACGACCTTCGACATCACCCCGATGCAGGTGATCCAGGCGATCGTCGTCTTCCTTGGGATTCCCTTCGCCGCCGGGTTCCTCTCGCGGTATCTGGGGACCCGAACGAAAAGCGAGGAGTGGTACGACGAGCAGTTCGTTCCGAGGATCGATCCCTTGACCTTGATCGCGCTGCTGTTCACCGTGATCGTGATGTTCGCCACGCAGGGCGAGAACATCGTCGCTTCGCCGGGCGACGTGCTGTTGATCGCGGTGCCGCTGACGATCTACTTCGTCGTGATGTTCTTCGTGAGCTTCGGAATGGGTCGGGGAATCGGTGCGGACTACTCGACGACGACCGCGATCGGATTCACCGCCGCCTCGAACAACTTTGAACTCGCGATCGCCGTCGCGGTCGCGGTCTTCGGCGTCGGCTCCGGCGTCGCCTTCGCGACCGTCGTCGGCCCGCTGATCGAGGTGCCGGTGTTGCTCGCGCTGGTCCACGTCGCGCTGTACCTCCAGCGCCGACTCGACTGGACGGGCTCGGAGAGCGGGCGCTCGGATGCGGTGAGGCGAGAAGGGGCGGTTTCGGAGCGCTCCGACGACGACTGA
- a CDS encoding RidA family protein: MVQSFGERMTRNDGSTVSSGIDRPSNESRKQREGIGTTGAFGQRSGSSDLLFLEGVLPERDGNVLNTHSIDEQTVACLDRLEAMLDRRGATLENVMKVEVQLTDLDVREAVDEVYRARFDGEFPPRTTVGVCSLPGGAGIQLDVVAAEE, translated from the coding sequence ATGGTTCAATCATTCGGCGAACGGATGACGCGGAACGACGGCTCGACCGTCTCGAGTGGAATCGATCGACCGAGCAACGAGAGCCGGAAACAGCGCGAGGGAATCGGAACCACCGGCGCGTTCGGCCAGCGGTCGGGGAGTTCTGACCTCCTCTTTCTCGAAGGGGTCCTCCCCGAACGCGACGGAAACGTGTTGAACACTCATTCAATTGATGAGCAAACTGTGGCGTGTCTCGACCGTCTCGAAGCGATGCTCGATAGGCGAGGTGCGACGCTGGAGAACGTGATGAAGGTCGAAGTCCAGTTGACCGACCTCGACGTGCGCGAGGCGGTCGACGAGGTCTACCGGGCGCGCTTCGACGGCGAGTTCCCGCCGCGGACGACCGTCGGGGTCTGCTCGCTGCCCGGTGGAGCGGGGATCCAACTGGACGTCGTCGCCGCCGAGGAGTGA
- a CDS encoding ArsR/SmtB family transcription factor: MAEATSRIERYLADELGECRSEDLQKRLDELDELDALVDEEALSTDVGALAALGNETRYRLVRLLVEADSELCVCELTPLMDVSDSAVSHALAKLVDTDLVTKRKDGRWRKYRATPRASALLVVLDGTR; encoded by the coding sequence ATGGCCGAAGCGACGAGTCGGATCGAGCGCTATCTGGCAGACGAGCTCGGAGAGTGTCGTAGCGAGGACCTCCAGAAGCGCCTCGACGAACTGGACGAACTCGACGCGCTGGTCGACGAGGAGGCGCTCTCGACAGACGTCGGGGCCCTCGCGGCGCTGGGCAACGAGACGCGATACCGACTCGTCCGGCTGCTGGTGGAAGCCGACAGCGAACTGTGTGTCTGTGAGCTCACGCCGCTGATGGACGTCAGCGACAGCGCCGTGAGCCACGCGCTCGCGAAGCTCGTTGATACCGACCTCGTCACCAAACGTAAGGACGGACGGTGGCGCAAGTACCGGGCGACTCCGCGTGCGAGCGCGCTTCTGGTCGTTCTCGACGGTACCCGTTGA
- a CDS encoding ArsR/SmtB family transcription factor produces MVETNQFQEAVSTPTDGEGCCSPAPQPDAAVVEADVRLLSALASETRYEALRVLADAEGERCACEIERALPVSQSAVSQALGALYDAGLVERRKEGRWRYYRPTERARAVIETLDAVRSERR; encoded by the coding sequence ATGGTCGAGACGAACCAGTTTCAGGAGGCTGTATCGACTCCGACAGACGGGGAGGGATGCTGTTCTCCGGCACCGCAACCGGACGCCGCTGTCGTCGAGGCGGACGTGCGATTGCTGTCGGCGCTCGCAAGCGAGACGCGCTACGAGGCGCTTCGAGTGCTCGCGGATGCGGAGGGCGAACGCTGTGCCTGTGAGATCGAGAGGGCGCTTCCCGTGAGCCAGAGCGCGGTCAGCCAGGCGCTGGGTGCGCTGTACGACGCCGGCCTCGTCGAGCGCCGAAAGGAGGGGCGGTGGCGCTACTACCGGCCGACCGAGCGTGCACGAGCCGTGATCGAGACCCTCGACGCCGTCCGGAGTGAGCGGCGATGA
- the arsM gene encoding arsenite methyltransferase — protein MTGGIDPAEQRAAVRERYATIATGDSEGCCDSGSSGSCSGSSEEASERLGYSSDEIGAVAGEANLGLGCGNPTAIADLRPGETVLDLGSGGGFDCFLAARRVGPEGRVIGVDMTPEMVEKARKNAEKNDAGTVSFRLGEIEHLPVADESVDAIVSNCVINLSADKPRVFAEAFRVLRPGGRLAVSDLVRTAEPLDGLRADPESVAACVAGAATIEGLEAMLAAAGFEDVGIDPKDDSEEFIREWSDERDPSEFVVSATIEARRP, from the coding sequence ATGACCGGTGGAATCGATCCGGCCGAGCAGCGCGCGGCCGTCCGCGAGCGGTACGCGACGATCGCCACGGGGGACTCGGAGGGGTGCTGTGATTCCGGATCCTCGGGGTCGTGTAGTGGCTCGTCCGAGGAGGCGAGCGAGCGACTGGGCTACTCGTCCGACGAGATCGGAGCGGTCGCGGGCGAGGCGAACCTCGGGTTGGGCTGTGGGAACCCGACCGCGATCGCGGATCTGCGGCCCGGCGAGACGGTCCTCGATCTCGGTTCGGGCGGCGGGTTCGATTGCTTTCTGGCAGCCCGCCGGGTCGGCCCCGAGGGCCGCGTCATCGGCGTCGATATGACCCCCGAGATGGTCGAGAAGGCACGAAAGAACGCCGAGAAGAACGACGCCGGGACCGTGAGCTTTCGCCTCGGCGAGATCGAACACCTGCCGGTCGCGGACGAAAGCGTCGACGCGATCGTCTCGAACTGCGTGATCAACCTCTCGGCGGACAAGCCGAGGGTGTTCGCGGAGGCCTTTCGCGTCCTGCGTCCGGGCGGGCGACTGGCCGTCTCGGACCTCGTGCGCACGGCCGAGCCCCTCGACGGGCTACGGGCCGACCCCGAAAGCGTCGCGGCCTGCGTGGCGGGTGCCGCGACGATCGAGGGACTCGAAGCGATGCTCGCGGCGGCGGGCTTCGAGGACGTCGGAATCGACCCGAAAGACGACAGCGAGGAGTTCATTCGCGAGTGGTCCGACGAGCGCGACCCGAGCGAGTTCGTCGTCTCGGCGACCATCGAGGCCCGAAGACCGTAG
- a CDS encoding arsenate-mycothiol transferase ArsC → MSSEPPIRFGFVCVQNAGRSQMATAFAERERERRGLGEDLAIVTGGTLPAEAVHGEVIEAMADLDIDLSDRAPREISEAELESCTAVATMGCSTLDLDAETDVRDWDLPDPDGKDPEEVRAIRDEIANRVEALFDEYFAEIEPEQ, encoded by the coding sequence ATGAGTTCGGAGCCGCCGATCCGGTTCGGATTCGTCTGTGTCCAGAACGCCGGCCGTAGCCAGATGGCCACCGCGTTCGCGGAGCGCGAACGCGAGCGGCGGGGACTGGGCGAGGACCTCGCCATCGTCACCGGCGGGACGCTGCCGGCCGAGGCGGTCCACGGGGAGGTGATCGAGGCGATGGCCGACCTCGACATCGACCTCTCCGATCGCGCGCCCCGCGAGATCTCCGAAGCGGAACTCGAATCCTGTACCGCCGTCGCGACCATGGGCTGTTCGACGCTCGATCTCGACGCCGAGACCGACGTGCGCGACTGGGACCTCCCCGACCCGGACGGGAAGGACCCCGAGGAGGTGCGGGCCATCCGCGACGAGATCGCGAACCGGGTGGAAGCGCTGTTCGACGAGTACTTCGCCGAGATCGAACCCGAGCAGTAG
- a CDS encoding DUF7838 family putative zinc beta-ribbon protein gives MQELDHDCPECGAERTFYRAASTTLHLGEKVKWHCPDCDYGFVQINGIDSSQA, from the coding sequence ATGCAGGAACTCGACCACGACTGTCCGGAGTGCGGGGCCGAACGCACGTTCTACCGGGCGGCGAGCACGACGCTCCATCTGGGCGAGAAGGTAAAGTGGCACTGTCCCGACTGTGACTACGGGTTCGTCCAGATCAACGGGATCGACTCCAGCCAGGCCTGA